tacaccacagagagagacctGAGGGAGGTGTTCTCCAAGTACGGCCCCCTGGCCAGTGTCACCATCGTCTACGACCAGCAGTCGCGGCGCTCGCGGGGCTTCGCCTTCGTCTACTTTGAGAACAAGGAGGACTCCAAGGAGGTGAGCGTGCATTGGTTCCTGTTGGGGCTGAATGACTATTATCATGATGTTTTTGACTATCGTGCAGCCCTACTGCTGTTTGTCTGTGGTGAAACGTGCATCTCCTAGGCCACAAATGGACAGCAGCGCTGTGTGGTGTGCTGGTTATTGGCTCGTGCCAGCTCTGAGGACATTCCTCGCCCTTCTAATTCACATGTTTATGGGCCCATTTTAATAGGTTCCTGGTTCCCATGTGTGGCTAGGAATACTCGCATTGAAACTTggtctgttttctctttttgttgtttttaggcTAAAGAAAGAGCTAATGGCATGGAGCTGGATGGGCGGCGTATCAGGGTGGACTTTTCCATTACCCAGAgaccacacacccccacacccggAATCTACATGGGTCGGCCCACCTAGTGAGTATTCTTTAGCTGTGACTGCTTCACACTGATCTAGGACGGTAGTTTAAAAATGGTAAGAGAAAACGTAAAGCGAAAAAGCAAATGTAAGCAGCGCTGTGCGGGTAGGAATGTTGTGGTGTGAACTACCTTAAACCAGTGAATATTTAGTTTCTCTGCAAACGCACCCAATGAACTTAGTAGCGgaattgttttttcttgttgttggtCTTGCTCATGTGCCTTCTCACTTTGCCTCTTCAGTAGTGGAGGGGGAAGACCCAGTATCTCGGCCAGCCGCTCCAGAGACTACTATGACCGTGGCTACGATCGGGGATACGACCGCTACGATGACCGAGAATACTACAGATCTTACAGGTCAGCAAATGAACCATTTTTGATGGACTTTGTTTACTTTTGCCTGAACATGCTCCACTGTGCTATTGCACGTACTGTACCGCATGTGTGCATCAGGCAAGATAACAAGTGCAGCAGAATACAGGAGTCTGTGTATGGTGTGTTCTTGCAGCTGCTGGTAATTGCTCGTTAAGTAATGTTCCTATTGCGTGCGGCGAGCAGCGGaagatgagcagtgtgtgtagaggaggcTGTTTGTAGCCCACTGTGTAGTGTCCTACTAAGGGTACTAAGCAGCATTGCTGAGACCATGCACCATGATAACTGTTCATAGGTTTACACGCTCCTGGcacttttaataaaacatttttaaaaaacatttttttgttgtaaaaGGCACGACAGCATTACAGTATCTAATGAAAACAGTATTTACTATTGATCTTGTGTATAAAAAGACACCTAAGCAGGCGACTTGCATCTACACAACCTTTTATGAAGGGTCTGTTCTTGGGCACCAAGTCAATTTTAAATCGCTGTGAAGGTCAATATACTAATCTACTTTGTccttacaaatttacaaatgtGCCATTTTTCTAGGGAgagtctgtgtttttaaaaagccattgaCAAAGTTTGGTGTGGATGAAAACCTTGACCAAAAAGTTTCTTTATAAAAGATTGGGAAAGCAAAAGAAATGCCACAAGATCTGTGAAGTCATTTtacaccattaaaaaaaaccccacccttGCATCTGAAAAATCCAATTAGCAGTATTCAGACTGAACACTTGTATAagcttcagaaaaaaatgcGCAGGCCCCTGCCGGGGACAGTGGCATTTCAGAATGTACAATAAGGGGGTACTTTTAATCAAAAATGTCCAGTTGTACAAGCACAGCACAAAACGAACCTGCCTGTAGTATGCCGAGCAGCATCTCGAGCTACCTAAAGACATCTGGTATGACGGCACAAGAATGCAGGTGTCCGtcacacacagcatggctgTTTGGAGAAGACTGTCTATGTCTGTGGGGAGCGCCACACTTAGGCTGCTGTAGGGCAGGTGGGGCTCTGCTTTCCTAGCTGGGGTGGGGGCACCCCAGCGACACCAGGAAATTGGGCAGGGTTGAAAGCAGAATGGACCACTGCATGCAGAGGCTGTGACTGGGTTGCAGTGATACTTGGGGGAGACTTTTGAACAAGTGTTTTGTAAACTGAGGATTAGTGCTTCTGAACTTTTAAATAATaacctgtgtgtggttgtctctctctcatatgtagGCGTAGGTCACCCTCACCCTACTACAGTCGTGGAGGATACCGCTCCCGGTCACGGTCACGGTCCTATTCCCCACGTGAGTAGTGTACTTAGTAGCAAAACCCCTAACACGTTCCCTGAAGAAATGTCCACGATATGACGTGATTTCATTCCCTTTTTTTCCTTACATAAATTTAAGTTGAATGGGGTTTGTTAAAGATGAACGTGTTGCTTATTTTAAATTGTGCAATCTGCACTAAAAGGCACACATTCAAGAGCACACACTACATGGTAAATAGTCCTGAGAATGCTACATAGACATAATTGAGAAGCTTTTGCTATCTTAAAAATTTGGGATGCCATTTACAAATCCCTGTAATGAGATAATGGTGCAATAACCATAATGCATCCATTCGCTCCTGATTTGTTTTCCAATGAAGTAATAATTTCTGCTTCACTCCAACAGGGCGTTATTGAAGAAAACGTTTCTGTGTTGATTGAGCTGGAGGCATTCCGGCCTCAGAAACATGGAATAATGGGGaagagatttttgtttgtttgtttgtttgttttgggtttttgtttttcgtTCCTTGTGCTTTGagttcttgtattttttttaagagcCTTGCATTTTGCTTAGTTTAACATTAAGATGATCTGTGTatctttttaatttcattactgTTAAGTCATTTATGTTCCAATCTGTTCGGCTCCAAGCCCAGTTGGATGATGGTGTATTTAGCTTGAGCGAATGTGTTGTGTTCTAATACCAGGCGGTTTCCCAATTGTTGTCCCTTGGGGGGGGTGTTGAGCTTGACTTTCTCTATTTCGGCCAGTAAGCTGACTTAAGTCATACGGGAAGGATGTTAAGTGTCGGTGTCCCTTATTTCTCCCTCTGCTTACGTTGGTCAATTTTTAGCTCAtggacacttttttttctttctgtaatgGTCTTCCTGGAGGGGCCCTGCACTTCACAGGTTCTTTTTCCCTGGTCTGACTCACGTGATTTGACTCACAAAGGGCTTTGCTGTTAGTTGTTGTATCATGAGTGTTGGAATAGTGGAGAGATGCTAACCTGTGCACTGTGCTGGCATGCCAGGAAGACAGCTGGGAAACGGAGCAATGCCAGCATATAGATGAAATTACCACAATCCGATGTAAATGACTGTTGTCTATACCCAGGgaataaacaatatattttacatCCTTTTAGTGGTGTGCTATTTTGTTTTGGGTTGGCCAGTATTCAATGGCCAGTCTGTTGACTGTACACAGAGCATTGTGTTGTGGTAACAGGTAAcctcaatgtttttttttaattgatgatGCAAATTGGTGAATGTAATAAGAAAATTGTTCTTTGAGGGCCTAgaagatttattttattgagcTACCAAAAATTGTTGTACTGAGCTCGTAGACACATTTTAGACTTGAGTGCATGGCTGGACATCATTTAAGGATgaatacaaaataattaattgcaAATTATGAATGGATGATAGGATTAATAACATGACCATGAATTTTAGAATTTAAAGTTCTTAAATATTCTATTCATTTGTATATGAATTCTGACGTAGAGAAATTGAATATAGAAATCCACACTGGGCAGCAAACtttaacagctttgtttcaCAAACTAAAATTGATTGCACCTTTAAGTACTTTTTATgctaaattaatgtttttagaGTTTTCCTATCCTGCATCATTTTTCAGTTATGGCAATTAAGATTTACGTCAGACTACCTCATAAGTAAACAACTTCTAAAATGTAAGGTAGAAATGGAATAAGTTTTGCTCAGCGTTGCTCTGACACGGAGTTTTCGTTTAATTTTCAATAAAAAGCCAAATTTGGTTTAATTCTCTAGCAGTCGTACGTGACGATTAACCCGGTCTCATGCGGTTAACACGCTCGATGTTGATGCAGCTGAACTTATCGGAAACATCTCTGGCAAACCGATACTTTGTAAGACTACTGTGAGTAACGGGAGGCTGATTTTGTGCACTAGTCGGGTCGGTCACGTGTCGGACGAATTCACTCCCGCGCTGGACGGAACCGGCTCGTGCGCTCTGCAGGCCCTCGTCAGAAAACTGGTTGCCTTAAACACGCGCCGACACCTGCTTATACACCTACTCTCGGAAAACCTGTACAGACcaaatgtgggtttttttgggggggtttttctGTGCAACAATTTACTTGCCACTCCGACGAACCGGTCATTGCGTATAATTTCATTCGCTTCAAAATTGTTAGCTTATCCAACAAGACCTCAGGGACGGAAAGGATAAGGGAGAGGCGACTGCCGTTTGCACGCACGTGGATCTGATAGCAGTCACAACAACGACGTAAAAACCATCCGATAGTTTCTATTCAAACCACCAGATTCGCCTggacatgaaaataaaaaaagatgtgGAATAGGTGTGTCTAAAACTACGCTTTCTCTTCTTGTGTCTTTATGGGTCTGGCTGAATGACTGCGATGGAGAGGTGTCTGATTCTCCGGGAGCGAGGTTTTGTCTAAAGGCGGCGCTTGCAGGCTGGAGTGACGCTGGGACATTTTTGAAAACCTTAGTCAGAAGTGATTTACAAGGAGCGAAGTTGATGCCGGGATCTGTCCGGAGCTGAGGCTCGATTGTTGCCTTTTCAAGTTCAccgtgtgtttattttttattttgtttttatttccagcCGTTGACGATAAATTGGAAGTTCGTTCTCTCTAGCCGACTACCGCTCGCTTTTTCTTTAATTTCGTTCCGTGGATCATGAACAAACTGTACGTGGGGAACCTGAGTCCCTCGGTCACCGTGGAGGACCTGAAACGGCTCTTTGGTGAAAGTGAGCTTCCCGTGACCGACCGGGTCTTGCTGAAGTCCGGTTATGC
The sequence above is a segment of the Electrophorus electricus isolate fEleEle1 chromosome 16, fEleEle1.pri, whole genome shotgun sequence genome. Coding sequences within it:
- the LOC113586597 gene encoding transformer-2 protein homolog beta-like, which translates into the protein MSDNEKEFVERGSRSRSVSPRGSVKSNSPSPEQSPAPSKDGSHRSQSKSQSRSKSRSRSHRSSRRHYSRSRSRSRRRHSRSRSYSREYRRRRSPSHSPMSNRRRHVGNRANPDPNCCLGVFGLSLYTTERDLREVFSKYGPLASVTIVYDQQSRRSRGFAFVYFENKEDSKEAKERANGMELDGRRIRVDFSITQRPHTPTPGIYMGRPTYSGGGRPSISASRSRDYYDRGYDRGYDRYDDREYYRSYRRRSPSPYYSRGGYRSRSRSRSYSPRRY